The Actinomycetota bacterium DNA window GGGCTCGGCGAGAACCACCTGACGATCACCTTCGAGCGGATGAAGCGGAAGTTCGGGGTCGAGGTGGAGCAGATCCCCCTCCGGATCCCCTACCGGGAGACGATCTCGGGCCGGGCCACCTACGAGTCGCGCTACATCAAGCAGTCCGGAGGGCGCGGACAGTACGCGGTGGCGTCCCTCGAGGTGGAGCCCCTGCCCCACGGGGGCGGGTACGAGTTCGTCGACAAGATCGTGGGCGGCGCCATCCCCGGCAACTTCATCCCGTCGGTCGACAAGGGGGTCCAGGGGGCGATGAACGAGGGGGTCTTGGCCGGGTTCCCGGTCGTGGACGTCAGGGTCACCCTGTTCGACGGCAAGTTCCACTCCGTCGACTCCTCGGACATGGCCTTCCAGATCTGCGCCTCCATGGGGTTCAAGGAGGCGTGCCGCCAGGCGGGCCTCGCGCTGCTCGAGCCGATCATGGACGTCCACATCCGGGTGCCCGACTCGATGCTCGGGGACATCATGGGAGACATCAACTCCAAGCGCGGACGCATCATGGGCACCGAGCCCGACTCCCGCGGCTACCAGGTGGTGCACGCGCAGGCTCCCATGGCCGAGATGGCCCGCTACGCGATCGACCTCCGGTCCATCACCGGGGGCCGAGGCACGTTCACGATGGAGTTCTCACACTACGAACAGGTCCCCGCGCACCTCCAGGACAAGGTGGCCGAACAGGCCAGGGCGGACGC harbors:
- the fusA gene encoding elongation factor G (EF-G; promotes GTP-dependent translocation of the ribosome during translation; many organisms have multiple copies of this gene); this encodes GLGENHLTITFERMKRKFGVEVEQIPLRIPYRETISGRATYESRYIKQSGGRGQYAVASLEVEPLPHGGGYEFVDKIVGGAIPGNFIPSVDKGVQGAMNEGVLAGFPVVDVRVTLFDGKFHSVDSSDMAFQICASMGFKEACRQAGLALLEPIMDVHIRVPDSMLGDIMGDINSKRGRIMGTEPDSRGYQVVHAQAPMAEMARYAIDLRSITGGRGTFTMEFSHYEQVPAHLQDKVAEQARADAEAAKH